A stretch of Brassica napus cultivar Da-Ae chromosome C6, Da-Ae, whole genome shotgun sequence DNA encodes these proteins:
- the LOC106347022 gene encoding pentatricopeptide repeat-containing protein At1g80150, mitochondrial-like: protein MLSLPPTRRFFFRSCSSIATTVASIPARPNQKEPAPALVKLKSERDPEKLFNLFKSNATNPLVIENRFAFQDTVSRLAGARRFDYIEALLEHQKTLPQGRREGFVVRIIMLYGKAGMTKHALDTFHNMDSSKRTVKSFNAALKVLSLKPELHTIQDFLGHVPFKYGVEMDAVSFNIAIKSLCEMGFLDKASLAMKGMEKFGLKPDVVTYTTLISAFYKQDRYVVGNGLWNHMVLKGCRPNLTTFNVRIQFLVNRGRAWDANDLLLLMPKLQMEPDSLTYNMVIKGFFVAGFPEMAERVYTAMHGKGCKPNVKIYQTMIHYLCKAGKFDLGYTMCKDCMRKKWYPNLDTVGVLLDGLVKKGQLDQAKLIMGLVRKRVPPYSSKQLHSLESIF, encoded by the coding sequence ATGCTATCTCTGCCACCCACTCGCAGATTCTTCTTCCGTTCTTGTTCCTCTATAGCCACTACTGTTGCATCCATCCCAGCTAGACCGAATCAAAAGGAGCCTGCCCCTGCCCTTGTCAAGCTTAAATCTGAGCGAGACCCTGAGAAGCTATTCAACCTCTTCAAATCCAACGCCACTAACCCCTTGGTCATCGAAAACCGTTTTGCTTTCCAAGACACTGTCTCTAGATTAGCCGGAGCGCGTCGGTTTGATTACATCGAGGCACTTCTCGAGCATCAGAAGACGCTTCCGCAAGGTCGCCGCGAGGGCTTCGTCGTCAGGATTATAATGTTATACGGAAAGGCTGGAATGACCAAGCACGCGCTGGATACTTTCCACAATATGGATTCGTCCAAGAGGACTGTTAAATCCTTCAACGCCGCGCTTAAAGTCTTGTCTTTGAAACCTGAACTCCACACCATCCAGGACTTCCTTGGCCATGTCCCCTTCAAGTATGGGGTTGAAATGGATGCGGTTTCTTTCAACATTGCCATTAAATCTCTCTGCGAGATGGGGTTTCTTGACAAGGCTTCTCTGGCGATGAAGGGGATGGAGAAGTTTGGGTTGAAACCAGACGTAGTTACGTATACTACGCTTATATCGGCTTTTTACAAGCAGGACAGGTATGTGGTTGGCAATGGACTGTGGAACCATATGGTCCTCAAGGGATGTAGGCCTAATCTCACTACCTTTAATGTTAGGATTCAGTTTTTAGTTAATAGGGGACGAGCTTGGGACGCCAATGATCTGTTGCTGCTGATGCCAAAGCTCCAGATGGAACCGGACAGCTTGACGTATAACATGGTTATCAAAGGTTTTTTCGTAGCGGGGTTCCCTGAAATGGCTGAAAGAGTTTATACAGCGATGCATGGTAAAGGTTGCAAACCCAACGTGAAGATCTACCAGACGATGATCCATTATTTGTGTAAGGCGGGGAAGTTTGATTTGGGTTATACGATGTGTAAGGATTGTATGAGAAAGAAGTGGTATCCGAACTTGGACACGGTTGGTGTTTTGCTGGATGGGCTTGTGAAAAAGGGGCAGCTTGATCAGGCTAAGTTGATTATGGGGTTAGTTCGGAAACGAGTCCCTCCTTATAGCTCAAAACAGTTGCACTCTCTGGAGTCCATTTTTTAA
- the LOC106351472 gene encoding probable polygalacturonase At1g80170: MSYLCNIVVLFILVLFSLSLTASNANSFESFLQLPRRPPRSTRTRPRSERLLHVGHFGAKGNGFTDDTKAFEDAWKTACSSKGKTRVLVPENYTSLVRPIDLSGPCKARLTLQISGTIIAPDDPDAWEGLNPRKWLYFHSVSRFTVEGGGTVNGMGQEWWRRSCKHNHSNPCRGAPTALTFHKCKNMRVENLSVIDSQQMHIAFTSCRRVTISALKVIAPGSSPNTDGIHISASRGIVVDNSTVSTGDDCVSIVKNSSQISISNIICGPGHGISIGSIGKSKSWEEVKDVTVDTAFISDTANGVRIKTWQGGSGLVSKIIFRNINMNNVSNPIIIDQYYCDSKKPCANQTSAVSIEKISFVNVHGTSATKQAIKISCSDASPCRNIVLQDIDLEPSKGDGYTESFCWEAYGSSSGQVYPPSCLSGDESFLEQSVQSGITSVSYL; this comes from the exons ATGAGTTATTTATGCAATattgttgttttgtttatacTAGTCCTATTCTCACTCTCTCTGACCGCCTCAAACGCCAATTCTTTCGAATCGTTCCTCCAGCTCCCGAGAAGACCGCCGCGTTcaacccgaacccgacccagaTCCGAACGGCTCCTTCACGTCGGTCATTTCGGAGCAAAAGGCAATGGCTTCACCGACGACACTAAA GCGTTCGAAGATGCCTGGAAGACAGCGTGTTCGTCTAAAGGCAAAACCAGAGTCTTGGTCCCAGAAAACTACACTTCTCTTGTTCGTCCCATTGATCTCTCTGGTCCTTGTAAAGCTAGACTCACTCTCCAG ATCTCTGGTACAATCATTGCTCCTGATGACCCTGATGCTTGGGAAGGTCTAAACCCTCGGAAATGGCTATACTTCCACAGCGTGAGCCGCTTTACGGTTGAAGGAGGCGGCACTGTCAATGGAATGGGCCAAGAATGGTGGAGAAGATCTTGCAAACACAATCATTCCAAT CCTTGTCGAGGTGCTCCAACG GCCTTAACATTCCACAAATGCAAGAACATGAGAGTTGAAAACCTCAGTGTGATCGATAGTCAGCAAATGCACATTGCCTTCACCAGCTGTCGCCGTGTCACCATCTCTGCTCTTAAGGTCATAGCTCCTGGCAGTAGTCCCAACACAGATGGAATCCACATAAGCGCCTCTCGTGGTATAGTTGTAGACAACTCAACAGTCAGTACAG gAGATGATTGTGTTTCCATAGTGAAAAACTCATCACAGATCTCCATCAGCAACATTATATGTGGTCCTGGCCATGGCATAAG CATTGGAAGCATAGGAAAATCGAAATCCTGGGAAGAAGTGAAAGACGTGACGGTTGATACGGCCTTCATCTCTGACACTGCGAATGGTGTTCGGATCAAAACATGGCAG GGAGGAAGTGGTTTGGTCTCAAAAATCATCTTTAGGAACATCAATATGAACAATGTGTCTAACCCCATCATCATCGACCAGTATTACTGCGATTCAAAGAAACCCTGTGCGAATCAG ACATCAGCTGTTAGCATCGAGAAAATATCATTTGTTAATGTGCATGGAACTTCAGCAACAAAACAAGCGATCAAGATCTCTTGCAGCGATGCTTCACCGTGTCGCAACATAGTTCTACAAGACATTGATCTTGAACCATCAAAGGGTGATGGTTACACAGAGTCCTTCTGTTGGGAAGCTTATGGTTCGAGTTCGGGTCAAGTATACCCTCCTTCATGCCTTTCAGGTGACGAAAGCTTCTTGGAACAGTCGGTTCAGTCTGGGATTACATCTGTATCATACCtttga